A section of the Bacillus sp. V2I10 genome encodes:
- a CDS encoding iron-sulfur cluster assembly accessory protein: MVITLTKSAVNKLETMKLKEEYSPRIDAIVAGGCGMSIKFTLVFEEPRRNDSIIEYGGIKIRIDRFTKRYLDEDTQIDFTEEHGFLVGENFASSACAIEVD, from the coding sequence ATGGTTATCACACTAACAAAATCAGCAGTTAACAAGCTGGAAACAATGAAGTTGAAAGAAGAGTACTCTCCTCGAATTGATGCCATTGTAGCTGGCGGATGTGGGATGTCTATAAAATTTACGCTTGTTTTTGAAGAACCACGACGAAATGATTCGATTATTGAATATGGTGGAATCAAAATTCGAATTGATCGTTTTACAAAGCGCTATTTAGATGAAGATACACAAATTGATTTTACAGAAGAACACGGCTTTCTTGTTGGAGAAAACTTTGCTTCAAGTGCATGTGCAATTGAGGTTGATTAA
- the solA gene encoding N-methyl-L-tryptophan oxidase: MSTHYDVIVIGLGAMGSTAAYQLAKRGQRVLGLEQFGPAHDQGSSHGGSRIIRQSYFEDPAYVPLLLRAYELWDEIKRESGEEIMTVTGGLMMGPPDSLTVSGSIKSSKQWNLAYDVLEAIDIRRRFPVFNPSPNTIALYEEKAGFVRPERSVYTHLLHAEKHGADLRFFESVQSWEAHPSGEGVRVVTNNGIYEAGKVVISAGAWAPQILKDLGVSLQVERHIQMFFEPTGGIEPFRVGKQPIYIWEADDNVQLYGFPSVGIGAEGAKVAFFRKGKPCTPETIDRNVYSEEVDMMREYLAQGIPQLNGRFLQGKTCMYTNTPDEHFVISAHPEHPQVAVAAGFSGHGFKFASVVGEILADLVIDGKTNHPIDLFSPQRFAYQ, encoded by the coding sequence ATGTCAACACATTATGATGTCATTGTCATCGGTTTAGGAGCGATGGGCAGTACAGCAGCCTATCAATTAGCAAAAAGAGGTCAACGTGTACTTGGACTTGAGCAGTTTGGTCCGGCACATGACCAAGGATCCAGCCACGGCGGATCACGGATCATTCGGCAATCTTATTTTGAAGATCCTGCTTATGTTCCATTATTGCTTCGTGCCTACGAATTATGGGATGAGATTAAGCGAGAAAGCGGAGAAGAGATTATGACGGTTACAGGAGGATTAATGATGGGTCCTCCAGACAGTTTAACTGTATCCGGCAGTATTAAAAGTTCGAAACAATGGAACCTTGCTTACGACGTGCTGGAGGCAATTGATATTCGCAGACGTTTCCCAGTATTTAATCCATCACCTAACACAATCGCATTATACGAAGAAAAGGCTGGATTTGTCAGACCAGAACGGAGTGTATACACCCATCTTCTTCATGCAGAAAAACATGGTGCCGACCTTCGATTCTTCGAATCTGTTCAATCGTGGGAAGCACATCCTTCTGGTGAAGGTGTCCGTGTTGTGACAAATAACGGGATATATGAAGCTGGAAAAGTGGTCATTTCGGCAGGAGCCTGGGCACCACAGATCCTGAAAGACTTAGGGGTAAGCCTACAAGTAGAGCGTCATATTCAAATGTTCTTTGAACCAACAGGAGGAATTGAGCCATTCCGTGTTGGAAAACAACCGATTTATATATGGGAAGCAGATGACAATGTTCAATTATATGGATTTCCTTCTGTAGGAATAGGCGCTGAAGGTGCAAAAGTCGCCTTTTTCCGCAAGGGCAAACCATGTACACCAGAAACCATTGACCGAAACGTGTATAGCGAAGAAGTGGACATGATGAGAGAGTATCTTGCCCAAGGCATTCCACAACTAAACGGTCGCTTTTTACAAGGAAAAACATGTATGTATACAAACACACCTGACGAACATTTTGTTATTTCTGCCCATCCCGAACATCCGCAAGTTGCAGTTGCAGCTGGATTTTCTGGACATGGATTTAAGTTTGCTAGTGTTGTAGGTGAAATATTAGCAGATTTAGTGATCGATGGAAAAACAAATCATCCCATTGATTTATTCAGCCCGCAGCGTTTTGCCTATCAATAA
- a CDS encoding aromatic ring-hydroxylating dioxygenase subunit alpha, translating into MAMDQSVLKDKGKVRSTLKGELYISPEVFELEKKNIFRESWLFVGYEYEAAEPGQYITTKVEGENILIVRGKDRVLRAFLNVCRHRGATLCSDPSGKTGIIRCPYHSWSYGLDGSLLGVPKSSECREELINNDTYGLEEVNLQTWHGMIWLNFSENPQPVEQQLDTQIIDRFGELETFARYQIQNLKVAHRKEYDVKANWKIIVENFQECYHCSAIHPELTAALPEFKSGIGTQNQPGLGASFNEELEAFSISGKGSRPKLKGLLPEDDRIYYGMTIVPHVFINLTPDHVITHRIIPISPERSIVICDWLFDPEEMAKPDFDPMDAVELFHRVNEQDFEACQWCQENMGSKAYKDGGILVPIEHHVSRFYNYVLESIGKKAE; encoded by the coding sequence ATGGCAATGGATCAGAGTGTATTAAAAGATAAAGGGAAAGTCAGATCTACCTTAAAAGGAGAATTATATATATCCCCGGAGGTTTTTGAACTAGAAAAAAAGAATATTTTTAGGGAATCATGGCTTTTCGTTGGCTATGAATATGAGGCAGCCGAGCCAGGCCAATATATCACAACCAAGGTTGAAGGCGAAAATATTCTGATTGTTAGAGGCAAAGACCGTGTGCTGCGGGCTTTCTTAAATGTTTGCCGTCATCGTGGAGCAACACTCTGCAGTGACCCTTCGGGAAAGACAGGGATCATCCGATGTCCCTATCATTCTTGGAGTTATGGACTTGACGGCTCCTTGCTTGGAGTTCCAAAATCGAGTGAATGCCGTGAAGAGTTAATTAATAATGATACCTACGGTTTAGAAGAAGTGAACCTTCAAACATGGCACGGAATGATTTGGCTGAACTTTTCAGAAAATCCTCAGCCCGTTGAACAACAATTAGACACACAAATCATAGATCGCTTTGGTGAGCTTGAGACATTTGCCAGATATCAAATTCAAAATCTCAAAGTCGCTCACCGCAAAGAGTATGATGTGAAAGCAAACTGGAAAATCATTGTAGAAAACTTCCAGGAATGTTACCATTGCTCAGCTATTCATCCTGAATTAACTGCAGCTCTTCCTGAATTCAAATCAGGGATTGGAACGCAAAATCAACCTGGTCTAGGGGCAAGTTTCAATGAAGAGCTAGAAGCTTTCTCCATAAGTGGAAAAGGCAGCCGTCCAAAGTTAAAAGGGCTGCTTCCAGAAGATGATCGTATCTATTACGGAATGACGATTGTTCCTCATGTATTCATCAACTTAACGCCAGATCATGTGATCACTCACCGGATCATTCCGATTAGTCCGGAAAGATCGATTGTTATTTGTGATTGGCTATTTGATCCGGAAGAAATGGCCAAACCAGATTTTGATCCAATGGATGCAGTTGAACTATTTCATCGCGTGAATGAGCAGGATTTCGAAGCTTGTCAATGGTGTCAAGAAAACATGGGATCAAAAGCATACAAAGATGGTGGAATCTTAGTTCCAATTGAACACCATGTTTCTCGATTTTACAATTACGTTTTAGAGTCAATCGGTAAGAAAGCCGAATAA
- the yumC gene encoding ferredoxin--NADP reductase 2: protein MKEDTKVYDITIIGGGPVGLFTAFYGGMRQATVKIIESLPQLGGQLTALYPEKYIYDVAGFPKVRAQELVNNLKEQMAMFESAICLEQAVETVEKQADGVFKLTTNNEIHYSKTIVITAGNGAFQPRKIELPEAVYFENSNLHYFIDDLNTFAGQRVLVCGGGDSAVDWALMLEPIAEKVTLVHRRDKFRAHEHSVENLYNSKVETLTPFIPKELNGHERIEQVVLEDVKGNRKEILDVDSVIVNFGFVSSLGPIKSWGLEIEKNSIVVNSKMETNIEGIYAAGDICTYEGKVKLIASGFGEAPTAVNNAKAYMDPKARLQPLHSTSLF, encoded by the coding sequence GTGAAAGAAGATACTAAAGTATACGATATAACGATCATAGGTGGCGGTCCTGTAGGATTGTTTACTGCTTTCTATGGTGGAATGCGTCAAGCGACTGTAAAAATAATTGAAAGCTTGCCACAACTTGGCGGACAACTTACGGCATTATATCCAGAAAAGTACATTTATGATGTTGCTGGATTTCCTAAGGTTCGAGCACAAGAATTAGTTAACAACTTAAAGGAACAAATGGCTATGTTTGAATCGGCAATCTGCCTTGAACAAGCTGTTGAAACGGTTGAAAAACAAGCAGATGGAGTATTTAAATTAACAACAAATAATGAAATACATTATTCAAAAACGATTGTGATTACTGCTGGAAACGGCGCTTTTCAACCTCGTAAAATTGAACTTCCTGAAGCCGTTTATTTTGAGAATAGCAACCTCCATTATTTTATTGATGACCTGAATACATTTGCCGGACAAAGAGTGCTTGTATGTGGTGGCGGAGATTCAGCAGTTGACTGGGCTCTTATGCTTGAACCGATTGCCGAAAAAGTAACACTAGTCCATAGAAGAGATAAATTCCGCGCTCATGAACATAGTGTTGAAAATCTTTATAACTCAAAAGTGGAAACACTTACTCCCTTTATTCCAAAGGAACTAAATGGTCATGAAAGAATTGAGCAAGTGGTTTTAGAAGATGTAAAAGGCAATCGCAAAGAAATTTTGGATGTTGATTCGGTTATTGTGAACTTTGGATTTGTTTCTTCATTAGGACCAATCAAAAGCTGGGGACTCGAAATTGAGAAAAATTCTATAGTCGTAAACAGCAAAATGGAAACAAATATCGAGGGCATATATGCTGCTGGAGACATTTGTACATATGAAGGGAAAGTGAAGTTAATTGCAAGTGGTTTTGGTGAAGCACCTACTGCCGTTAACAACGCTAAAGCTTATATGGATCCAAAAGCACGCCTTCAACCTCTTCATAGCACAAGTTTGTTTTGA